A portion of the Eubacterium maltosivorans genome contains these proteins:
- the acsV gene encoding corrinoid activation/regeneration protein AcsV, which produces MHKVVFVVKGKRQVEFLAGQRENLLEAARKAGIMIDTPCNGNGTCGKCKVQITKGKVDALSLTRLTEEEIAEGWVLACSSEIVEDIEVNVPDLASAFQNEMQITDLSENENKNIRYVRKKMLKMGMTDSNRLCCEIIQLPEPTNDDNLADEDRLKRYFRQTLGYSDIQVSLDVLRKFPDAFRENNFKIKVVYLKRGDIAEIMDVRSCLECACALYGVALDIGTTSVSACLVNMDTNEIVSKASMGNAQVKYGGDVINRIVYTEKPGGLKKLRDAIIEETINPLIGQMVQSAGITTDDIYEMCAAGNTTMTHLLLGINPDHLRREPFIPGVNTIPEMKSTEIGIRINPEGRVYLAPSVASYVGGDITAGVFAVPVWLQEEFTMLVDLGTNGEIVFGNKDFMMTCACSAGPAFEGGEISCGTRAVPGAIEEVKIDDATLKASFSTIGGEIPVGVCGSGIIDLICEMKRTGIIDGKGRISKDIDNPRIAFDEYDIGRYFVCSKELDSTAKDIYITEIDIDSFIKAKGAVFSAIHTLMESMDMPIEVLENVYVAGGIGSNLGIENAIALGMLPDIPVDKYYYIGNSSMQGCYLALTLAEGKEKIAEIGQNMTYMELSVHPSYMDAFISACFIPHTDMSLFPSLQK; this is translated from the coding sequence ATGCATAAAGTAGTGTTTGTCGTTAAGGGAAAACGGCAGGTAGAGTTTTTAGCGGGACAAAGAGAAAATCTCCTGGAAGCGGCGCGGAAAGCCGGAATTATGATCGACACACCGTGCAATGGTAATGGCACCTGCGGAAAATGCAAGGTTCAGATTACAAAGGGCAAGGTGGACGCCTTGTCGCTCACCCGGCTGACGGAGGAGGAAATTGCCGAAGGATGGGTGCTGGCCTGCAGCTCGGAAATCGTTGAGGATATTGAGGTGAATGTGCCTGATCTGGCCTCTGCATTCCAGAATGAAATGCAGATTACCGACCTGTCTGAAAATGAAAACAAAAATATCCGCTATGTGCGGAAAAAAATGCTGAAGATGGGAATGACAGATTCCAATCGTCTGTGCTGTGAGATCATTCAGCTGCCAGAGCCTACCAATGACGATAACCTCGCAGATGAGGATCGGTTAAAACGTTATTTCCGCCAGACACTGGGCTACTCGGACATTCAGGTAAGCCTGGATGTTCTCAGAAAATTCCCGGACGCGTTCAGGGAAAATAACTTTAAAATTAAGGTTGTCTATCTGAAGCGCGGCGACATTGCCGAAATCATGGATGTGCGTTCCTGCCTGGAATGCGCCTGTGCCCTTTATGGGGTAGCTTTGGATATTGGTACAACGTCTGTTTCTGCCTGCCTGGTGAATATGGATACCAATGAAATTGTTTCTAAGGCTTCCATGGGGAATGCTCAGGTTAAATACGGCGGCGATGTTATCAACCGTATCGTTTATACAGAAAAGCCAGGCGGTCTTAAAAAGCTGCGGGACGCGATTATAGAGGAAACCATCAATCCGCTGATCGGTCAGATGGTTCAGTCGGCAGGTATTACCACTGATGATATTTATGAAATGTGCGCGGCGGGAAATACGACCATGACCCATCTGCTGCTTGGGATCAACCCCGATCACCTGAGACGTGAGCCTTTTATACCAGGCGTCAACACGATTCCAGAAATGAAGAGCACCGAGATCGGTATCCGTATTAATCCAGAGGGCCGTGTCTATCTGGCGCCTTCGGTGGCCAGCTATGTCGGCGGCGATATCACTGCTGGCGTATTTGCTGTTCCGGTTTGGCTGCAGGAAGAGTTTACCATGCTGGTAGACCTGGGAACAAACGGCGAGATCGTTTTTGGCAACAAGGACTTTATGATGACCTGCGCCTGCTCTGCAGGACCAGCCTTTGAGGGCGGAGAAATCAGCTGCGGAACCCGAGCGGTTCCAGGCGCCATTGAAGAGGTTAAGATTGACGACGCGACGTTAAAAGCAAGCTTCTCAACCATTGGCGGAGAGATACCGGTAGGTGTCTGCGGTTCCGGAATCATTGACCTGATCTGCGAGATGAAACGGACAGGCATTATTGACGGCAAGGGCCGTATCAGCAAAGATATCGATAATCCGAGGATTGCCTTTGACGAATACGATATTGGGCGTTACTTTGTCTGTTCAAAGGAGCTGGACAGTACCGCCAAGGATATCTACATTACAGAAATCGACATCGACAGCTTCATCAAGGCAAAGGGCGCGGTGTTCTCAGCCATTCACACCCTGATGGAAAGCATGGATATGCCCATTGAAGTGCTTGAAAATGTGTATGTGGCCGGAGGAATCGGCAGCAACCTTGGCATTGAAAACGCCATTGCCCTCGGTATGCTCCCGGATATACCGGTTGATAAGTATTATTATATTGGAAACAGCTCGATGCAGGGGTGCTATCTGGCCCTTACACTGGCTGAGGGAAAAGAAAAAATCGCAGAAATCGGACAGAATATGACTTATATGGAACTTAGCGTTCATCCGTCTTATATGGATGCCTTCATATCAGCCTGCTTTATTCCGCACACGGATATGAGCCTGTTCCCGAGCCTGCAAAAATAG
- a CDS encoding DUF3786 domain-containing protein yields the protein MLNSEIEAAIEEKRKDKLPYDHYKNLIKDKDPLEMAEKSTCPYDLETQLFTVTLMGEEYKVKYPEGDVLLKDGTAFDDYKPMTMILRYLLNAQGVPPMGTTIAYRDISGGNHYFKSFEGRCLKRFAFTFNYDVEGLKRAMEKLSAEPKKHGDLSYRFEFINNMYLTVILWLGDDEFPPESQILFDSNITSGFDAEDLAVMGDIFIPALKRLAKAD from the coding sequence ATGCTAAATTCTGAAATAGAAGCAGCCATTGAAGAGAAGAGAAAAGACAAGCTGCCCTATGATCATTATAAAAATTTGATAAAGGATAAGGATCCTCTGGAGATGGCAGAGAAATCCACCTGTCCTTATGACTTGGAAACGCAGCTGTTCACAGTAACGCTGATGGGTGAGGAATACAAGGTAAAATACCCCGAGGGCGACGTGCTTTTAAAGGACGGAACTGCCTTTGACGATTATAAGCCCATGACCATGATCCTGCGTTATCTGCTTAACGCCCAGGGCGTGCCGCCCATGGGCACAACCATCGCATACCGGGATATCTCGGGGGGAAACCATTATTTTAAGAGCTTTGAGGGCCGCTGCCTGAAGCGCTTTGCCTTTACCTTCAACTATGATGTTGAAGGGCTGAAGCGCGCTATGGAAAAGCTGAGCGCAGAACCTAAAAAACACGGTGATCTGTCCTACCGTTTTGAGTTTATCAACAACATGTATCTGACTGTAATCCTCTGGCTGGGGGACGATGAGTTCCCGCCGGAATCACAGATTCTTTTCGACAGTAATATTACCTCAGGCTTTGATGCGGAGGATCTCGCCGTAATGGGAGATATTTTTATCCCCGCGCTGAAGCGGCTGGCAAAAGCAGACTGA
- the acsD gene encoding acetyl-CoA decarbonylase/synthase complex subunit delta — translation MPFKKAEQKFSGKINECVIGVGDAAVTLGGEKGLPFLSGEGNAPVVGVEILDSYPEDWEKCLVDAYGDVVKDPAAWAKYVQDNTDAQFIALKLISADPNGANKSSEECVEIAKAVEAAIDLPLVVAGCNNAEKDGDLLVKVSQALSGKNAVLFSAVEDNYKSVGVAGNADGHKVSGQSAVDINLAKQLNILLTQLGVDGGNIIMDVGTAAVGYGFEYVASTMDRIRLAALGQNDTDLQMPIMTNVGDEAWGVKEAVFTEEEAPEWGNQEERGIAMEVSTAASCLIGGSNAVIVKHPESAKVIKNFIKELVG, via the coding sequence ATGCCATTCAAAAAAGCAGAACAAAAGTTTAGTGGCAAGATCAATGAGTGTGTAATTGGTGTTGGAGATGCAGCAGTTACTCTCGGAGGAGAAAAAGGATTACCATTTTTAAGTGGTGAAGGAAACGCACCGGTTGTTGGTGTCGAAATTTTAGACAGTTACCCAGAAGACTGGGAAAAATGTCTGGTTGACGCTTATGGTGACGTCGTAAAGGATCCTGCAGCATGGGCAAAATATGTACAGGACAATACAGACGCACAGTTTATCGCATTAAAATTAATCAGTGCCGATCCTAACGGTGCTAACAAATCATCTGAAGAATGTGTTGAAATCGCTAAAGCTGTCGAAGCGGCAATCGATCTTCCACTGGTTGTTGCAGGCTGCAACAACGCTGAAAAAGACGGTGATTTACTGGTTAAGGTTTCTCAGGCATTGTCTGGCAAAAACGCTGTTTTATTCTCAGCTGTTGAAGATAACTACAAATCTGTCGGTGTAGCAGGTAATGCTGACGGCCACAAGGTATCTGGCCAGTCTGCTGTTGATATCAACCTTGCAAAACAGTTAAATATCCTGTTGACACAGTTAGGTGTTGACGGTGGAAACATCATCATGGATGTTGGAACCGCTGCTGTTGGCTATGGTTTCGAATATGTTGCTTCTACAATGGACCGTATCCGTTTAGCTGCTTTAGGCCAGAACGATACAGACCTTCAGATGCCAATCATGACCAATGTTGGCGACGAAGCATGGGGCGTAAAAGAAGCTGTTTTCACAGAAGAAGAAGCTCCTGAATGGGGAAATCAGGAAGAACGTGGTATCGCTATGGAAGTTTCCACTGCAGCTTCTTGCTTAATCGGCGGCTCAAACGCTGTTATTGTTAAACATCCGGAATCAGCTAAAGTGATTAAAAACTTTATCAAAGAGTTAGTAGGTTAG